The Brevibacillus choshinensis genome includes the window AGAAGACAATCAAATCAAAACCAGCTAAGTATAGCTAGCAAAATAGGTCCGTTTCCTTTAGGGGGAATGGACCTTTCTAGATTGAGTATGCCCGAACTGTACAAACAATTCTGCAATCTCTCCGTGCGTACGATTGACACAGACCATAGACTGGTATAAACTGAACATGAATGAACGGTCATTCATTTTATTGTCATTGCTAGTAAACATGGAGGTACGTATGGCAAAGAAAACGGGGGAAAAGTATCAAGCCATTATTGATGCTGCTGTACGCGTCATCGCTCGGCAGGGCTATCACAACGCCCAAGTATCTAAGATTGCAAAAGAGGCGAAGGTAGCGGACGGCACCATATACCTCTATTTTGAAAACAAGGATGATATCTTGATTTCTCTGTTCAACGAAAAAATGGGCAATTTTGTTGAAACAAACCGGAGACATATCGCAGAAGCATCATCCATCGAGCAAAAATTGTATGTACTCGTACATGCGCACTTTAGCCAATTATCTTTGGATCACGATTTCGCTAAGGTGACGCAGATCGAGCTGCGCCAGTCCAATCCACATATCAGCGAAGGTATCGGCAATGTTATGAAGCAGTACTTTGATCTGATCGACGAAGTGATCCGGGAAGGGATCGACAAAGGAATATTCCATCCCGACATCGACGTGCGGGTGGCGCGGAAAATGATTTTTGGTACGCTGGATGAAGTGACGACGTCTTGGGTGATGAAACAGTGCAAGTACGACCTGGTCTATCATACGGAATCCGTTCATAACCTCTTCCTGTACGGCATGAAGGGAAAATGATGAAAGAAAAAGCTTTTTTTGCTTGGTGACCTTTGTTACAATGAAGTTGTACGACTGAGCGTCCGCTCAGCAAATAGCGATTCCTTTTTTAATAAAGATACAGTTTGGGGGGAGAGAAATGGATTCGCGTTGGAATGTGCAGATCGCCGATCGTGTAGCCGTGGCCACCATCACCAACCCGCCAGCCAATGCACTGAGCAAACCTGTGCTCGCGCAATTGGGTGAGCTGTTGGATCAATGGGAAAACGACGCCGAGATAAAAGCGATCATCTTGACCGGAGAAGGACGCTTTTTCATTGCAGGCGCAGATATCAAGGAATTTACCGAGCTGCAGTCGGCGGATGCCGAAGCAATGGCGAAAAGTGGCCAAGCGCTGTTCGACCGTCTGGAGAATTTTCCAAAGCCCATCATCGCAGCGATTAACGGCGCGTGCTTGGGAGGCGGCTTGGAGCTGGCGATGGCGTGCCACATTCGATTCGCTGCCCATGAAGCCAAGTTGGGGTTGCCCGAGTTGAACTTAGGACTGATTCCGGGCTATGGTGGAACACAGCGCTTGCCTCGTTTAGTTGGTCGTGGAAAAGCGACGCAGCTGATCCTCACATCGGACATGATCGGTGCCGAGGAAGCTTTGCGAATCGGTCTTGTGGAAGCGGTTTATCCGGCAGAGCAGCTGTTGGATGAAGCCAAGAAGCTGGCCACCTCGATCGCGACAAAGAGCGCAGTTACACTGAAGCTGGCGCTAGCTGCCATCCAAGGAGCAGTAGAGCTTTCGCAGTCTGAAGGACTTGCAAAGGAAGCAAAACTGTTCGGCGAAGCATTTACCTCAGAAGATGTAAAAGAAGGCGTAGGTGCCTTTTTGGAAAAACGCAAGCCAAATTTCGCTGACCGCTAACAAGGTCATTCGAGCATTACCACTCAGAGGGAGGTAAACGTAATGAATATCTTGGTTGTGTTGAAGCAAACGTTTGACACGGAAGAAAAAATCGTCATCCAAAACGGAAAAATTTCCGAAGATGGTGTAGAGTTTATTATCAATCCGTACGATGAGTACGCGGTGGAAGAAGCGATCAAACTGAAAGAAGAGCATGGCGGCGAAGTAACCGTCATCAGCATTGGTCCTGACCGTGCTGAAACAGCCCTTCGCACTGCTTTGGCAATGGGCGCTGACAAAGCTGTTCTGGTGGATGATGAGGAATTGTTTGGTGACGAATTCACGACTGCCAAAGTTCTGGCAGCAGTCGCGAAAAAAGTCGGCTTTGACATCATCATCGGCGGTCAAATGGCAGTCGATTCTGGCGCTGGCCAAGGTGGTCCTCGTCTCGCAGAAGAGCTGGGCATCAACCACGTTTCTACCGTTGTGAAGCTGGAGCTGAACGGCACAGCAGTTCGCGTAGAACGCGATGTAGAGGGTGACCTCGAAGTCGTAGAAACGAGCCTGCCTGTATTGATCACAGCACAACAAGGTCTGAATGAACCGCGTTATCCTTCCCTACCTGGGATTATGAAAGCGAAGAAAAAGCCTTTGGATCGTCTCTCTGCAGATGATTTGGGTCTCTCTATAGAAGATGTAAAAGCAAAAACCGAAATCGTCGATCAATCGCTGCCGCCGAAAAAACAGGCGGGCCGTATTCTCTCCGGTGATCTGGCGGCTCAAGCGTCTGAACTGGTGCAATTGTTGCGCAACGAAGCGAAAGTGATCTAAGCGAGGAGGAGAGGATATCCATGAAAAAAGTACTGGTATTAGCAGAAGTTCGTGACGGACAACTTCGCAATGTGTCGTTGGAAGCATTGGCTGCAGCACAGACATTGGCAGAAGGTGGAGAAGTGACAGCAGCTGTATTCGGTTCAAACGCAGCAGAACTCGCAGTGACTCTCGGACATCATGGAGCGAGCACGGTTTACGCCGCTGATCACAGCGCTCTTTCTCAATATACCCCAGATGCTTACGCGCAAGCTTTGACCCAACTGATTGAACTGGCGAATCCAGATGCAGTCGTTCTCGGTCACACAGCGATCGGTCGCGATGTGGCACCACGCGTAGCGGCACGTCTCGGGTTTGGTCTAGTTTCTGATGTAACAAGTCTGGAAGCGGGGCCAGTATTCGTGCGTCCGATCTATGCAGGAAAAGCTTTTCAGCAACGTAAATTTGTTGATGGAAAAATCTTCGTTACTATACGGACAAACAATATCGCGGTTGGAACGGAAGATGCTTCCAAAACAGCAACCGTGGTACCCGTTGAATTGGAAATCAAAGACC containing:
- a CDS encoding TetR/AcrR family transcriptional regulator, coding for MAKKTGEKYQAIIDAAVRVIARQGYHNAQVSKIAKEAKVADGTIYLYFENKDDILISLFNEKMGNFVETNRRHIAEASSIEQKLYVLVHAHFSQLSLDHDFAKVTQIELRQSNPHISEGIGNVMKQYFDLIDEVIREGIDKGIFHPDIDVRVARKMIFGTLDEVTTSWVMKQCKYDLVYHTESVHNLFLYGMKGK
- a CDS encoding enoyl-CoA hydratase, with product MDSRWNVQIADRVAVATITNPPANALSKPVLAQLGELLDQWENDAEIKAIILTGEGRFFIAGADIKEFTELQSADAEAMAKSGQALFDRLENFPKPIIAAINGACLGGGLELAMACHIRFAAHEAKLGLPELNLGLIPGYGGTQRLPRLVGRGKATQLILTSDMIGAEEALRIGLVEAVYPAEQLLDEAKKLATSIATKSAVTLKLALAAIQGAVELSQSEGLAKEAKLFGEAFTSEDVKEGVGAFLEKRKPNFADR
- a CDS encoding electron transfer flavoprotein subunit beta/FixA family protein: MNILVVLKQTFDTEEKIVIQNGKISEDGVEFIINPYDEYAVEEAIKLKEEHGGEVTVISIGPDRAETALRTALAMGADKAVLVDDEELFGDEFTTAKVLAAVAKKVGFDIIIGGQMAVDSGAGQGGPRLAEELGINHVSTVVKLELNGTAVRVERDVEGDLEVVETSLPVLITAQQGLNEPRYPSLPGIMKAKKKPLDRLSADDLGLSIEDVKAKTEIVDQSLPPKKQAGRILSGDLAAQASELVQLLRNEAKVI
- a CDS encoding electron transfer flavoprotein subunit alpha/FixB family protein, with amino-acid sequence MKKVLVLAEVRDGQLRNVSLEALAAAQTLAEGGEVTAAVFGSNAAELAVTLGHHGASTVYAADHSALSQYTPDAYAQALTQLIELANPDAVVLGHTAIGRDVAPRVAARLGFGLVSDVTSLEAGPVFVRPIYAGKAFQQRKFVDGKIFVTIRTNNIAVGTEDASKTATVVPVELEIKDLRSIVKEVVRKTSGKVDLSEAKVIISGGRGVKSAEGFNTLNELAEVLGAAVGASRGACDADYCDYSMQIGQTGKVVTPDLYIACGISGAIQHLAGMSSSKVIVAINKDPEAPIFQVADYGIVGDLFEVVPLLTAEFKKVLV